Within Gymnogyps californianus isolate 813 chromosome 27, ASM1813914v2, whole genome shotgun sequence, the genomic segment CACCACATTGTGAGTGAAACAATTGGATAAAAGTTAGCCCTTTAAATGTGTACATTTTGACTGAACTTTTTATATTCAAGATTTAGCCtctaataaaaagtaaatcCATTAAAAACCTCTGCATTTAACTTCGTTACACATTAttaacaaagaattaaaatacaagGTATGTATTCTGGAAATACATAGTTCTCTATTAGCTGACCAGTTTGGGTAGCACAGTACATAGAGGTATACTGCCATTGGAGTCGGATGTTAAATTAGCCCTCAGCTTGTTCGCTACGCCAACTACAGGAGGCAACTTGGAACCTATTCCTGTGAAAGAACTTGTATAGCTAGAAATCCGTTTATTGGAGGTTTTATCAGTGCTGGGTGGTTTGGGCGTTCGTTTACAAATCCAAGGGTGCCTTAAAGCTTCGCTCGGAGTCATGCGTGCGGAAGGATCCCAGCTGAGACATTCTTTTAAGAACTCTATAAACAAGGGATCGTCGCAGCCTTTCAGTGCCATCACCCAGTCTTTGTTCCCTGGAGCGCCTCGTATTTTACCCCGGCGCGATCGACTCCCATTAAGGGTCACTCTTCCATCTGCATGTGTAGTTACAGTGCAGTAGCGAGGATGACCCTTAGAGTTGATGAAGTTCTTGGCTCGCTTGGATTGATCTAAAAGCTTCTGAGGTGGCATTCCAAGAAGTTCCATCATACAAGCCAGTTGGTCTCCCTCATCCTCTCCAGGAAAAAGAGGGTATCCAGTCAATAGCTCCACCAGAATACAGCCAAAACTCCACATGTCTATGGGCATCCCATAGCGACTTCCCAGAATTACCTCTGGCGCCCGATAAAATCGAGACTGAATGTATGTGTAGACTCTTTGGTGCTCAAAACAGCTGGACCCAAAATCTATAACCTTGATTCCACTCCTCCCTTGCTGTTTTAGGAGGATATTTTCTGGCTTCAAGTCACAGTGTATGATTTTGTTTCTATAAAGGGCATCCAAACACTGCAGTATAGAGTGAGCAAACTTGCGTACCAGTTGGATACTGAAGCCCTGaaacttatttcttttaatcagcTCATACAGGTTCATACTCAAGAGTTCAAAGGTCATACAGATGTGGTTCCGAAAGGTGAAGCTTTCCAGCATGTGAATAACATTCATGCTGCCCGTTTTATCCTGCTTCTTCAGATGCTCCAGAATTCggatttcttctgctgcttggcGATGGAACCTCTTTTCATTGCGAACCATCTTTAAGGCCAAGTGTTGGTGGAGTTTGTGATCGTAGACTTTAGCAACTTGTCCAAAACTGCCCTTGCCAATGATTTTGAGTACTTCATACCGGTAAGCAAGATGGTCATGAGGCACGTGAATGTAGCTGCCTTGGTCATCATCATAACCACCATTGTTGGGACCACCAATTACTCCTTGCCTCTTTTTTGCAGCTGGACCCACAAagtaaatttcagaaaaattaaatatctctTGCTGCTCATAAGCAGATAACTGATGTTTGTACTGTTTGACAGCTTGCTCTGGAGCTTGGGAAATGGCTTTATGTGCTTTTGAGGAACTACCACCACCTTTAGAAGTGCTTATGCTCTCTATACTTTTATCTTTTGTCAGGGAAGGAAGAGATCTTTCTGAACCAGTAATTCCTGCAGACTGAAGAGTGCTACTCCTTCTGTTGCCAGAGTCCTCAAATAATTGCTCCACTTTGACCTGACTTCCAGTCAGAGGGTGATCCTTCATTGCGAGTTTGTTGCTAGAAACCTACAGatgggggggaagaaaaaaaaaaaaaagctttatctTTTAAAGCACAGACTAAGAATAAAATCAATACCAcgtaaaacaaaacaagtaacATCAACAGGTTTTGCATTTCTCTTAGgaacaaatataaaatgctgGACCTAAACTAACTCTAAGTTACAAGCAGAGTTACAGAAGGGTACACAAAGAGAATGCAACTTACTGAAACAAGCACTTGCACACATGTAGTGTACTTCTAAGTCCATAAAGGGTAAACCCTAGACAGTCAACCACTCAAACAAGGACACAATACCTATCTCTACTAGTATGCATGTAGTCAGCAAACAGCCGCGGGAACAGC encodes:
- the DYRK3 gene encoding dual specificity tyrosine-phosphorylation-regulated kinase 3 isoform X2; its protein translation is MLLGRKPEAPLGAARFGDGLYDSYMRIDQIRYQESTNEEHSPSRLPSLGRSNVSSNKLAMKDHPLTGSQVKVEQLFEDSGNRRSSTLQSAGITGSERSLPSLTKDKSIESISTSKGGGSSSKAHKAISQAPEQAVKQYKHQLSAYEQQEIFNFSEIYFVGPAAKKRQGVIGGPNNGGYDDDQGSYIHVPHDHLAYRYEVLKIIGKGSFGQVAKVYDHKLHQHLALKMVRNEKRFHRQAAEEIRILEHLKKQDKTGSMNVIHMLESFTFRNHICMTFELLSMNLYELIKRNKFQGFSIQLVRKFAHSILQCLDALYRNKIIHCDLKPENILLKQQGRSGIKVIDFGSSCFEHQRVYTYIQSRFYRAPEVILGSRYGMPIDMWSFGCILVELLTGYPLFPGEDEGDQLACMMELLGMPPQKLLDQSKRAKNFINSKGHPRYCTVTTHADGRVTLNGSRSRRGKIRGAPGNKDWVMALKGCDDPLFIEFLKECLSWDPSARMTPSEALRHPWICKRTPKPPSTDKTSNKRISSYTSSFTGIGSKLPPVVGVANKLRANLTSDSNGSIPLCTVLPKLVS
- the DYRK3 gene encoding dual specificity tyrosine-phosphorylation-regulated kinase 3 isoform X1 encodes the protein MGAAPPRHDAAGQEAGGAPRRRFGDGLYDSYMRIDQIRYQESTNEEHSPSRLPSLGRSNVSSNKLAMKDHPLTGSQVKVEQLFEDSGNRRSSTLQSAGITGSERSLPSLTKDKSIESISTSKGGGSSSKAHKAISQAPEQAVKQYKHQLSAYEQQEIFNFSEIYFVGPAAKKRQGVIGGPNNGGYDDDQGSYIHVPHDHLAYRYEVLKIIGKGSFGQVAKVYDHKLHQHLALKMVRNEKRFHRQAAEEIRILEHLKKQDKTGSMNVIHMLESFTFRNHICMTFELLSMNLYELIKRNKFQGFSIQLVRKFAHSILQCLDALYRNKIIHCDLKPENILLKQQGRSGIKVIDFGSSCFEHQRVYTYIQSRFYRAPEVILGSRYGMPIDMWSFGCILVELLTGYPLFPGEDEGDQLACMMELLGMPPQKLLDQSKRAKNFINSKGHPRYCTVTTHADGRVTLNGSRSRRGKIRGAPGNKDWVMALKGCDDPLFIEFLKECLSWDPSARMTPSEALRHPWICKRTPKPPSTDKTSNKRISSYTSSFTGIGSKLPPVVGVANKLRANLTSDSNGSIPLCTVLPKLVS
- the DYRK3 gene encoding dual specificity tyrosine-phosphorylation-regulated kinase 3 isoform X3, translating into MCVVGFGENIHFPYLLTVLRCWIVSSNKLAMKDHPLTGSQVKVEQLFEDSGNRRSSTLQSAGITGSERSLPSLTKDKSIESISTSKGGGSSSKAHKAISQAPEQAVKQYKHQLSAYEQQEIFNFSEIYFVGPAAKKRQGVIGGPNNGGYDDDQGSYIHVPHDHLAYRYEVLKIIGKGSFGQVAKVYDHKLHQHLALKMVRNEKRFHRQAAEEIRILEHLKKQDKTGSMNVIHMLESFTFRNHICMTFELLSMNLYELIKRNKFQGFSIQLVRKFAHSILQCLDALYRNKIIHCDLKPENILLKQQGRSGIKVIDFGSSCFEHQRVYTYIQSRFYRAPEVILGSRYGMPIDMWSFGCILVELLTGYPLFPGEDEGDQLACMMELLGMPPQKLLDQSKRAKNFINSKGHPRYCTVTTHADGRVTLNGSRSRRGKIRGAPGNKDWVMALKGCDDPLFIEFLKECLSWDPSARMTPSEALRHPWICKRTPKPPSTDKTSNKRISSYTSSFTGIGSKLPPVVGVANKLRANLTSDSNGSIPLCTVLPKLVS